One Setaria italica strain Yugu1 chromosome II, Setaria_italica_v2.0, whole genome shotgun sequence DNA segment encodes these proteins:
- the LOC101773989 gene encoding NAC domain-containing protein 67 translates to MVVPAHRRDAEAELNLPPGFRFHPTDEELVAHYLCARAAGRAPPVPIIAEVDLYRFDPWELPERALFGRREWYFFTPRDRKYPNGSRPNRAAGTGYWKATGADKPVEHAGRTAGIKKALVFYHGKPPRGVKTEWIMHEYRLAGAGAKKPGKDGSLRLDDWVLCRLYHKKNEYEKMQGHKEKVVEAEASLTDTRTPESEIDDDAFPAFDDMAPAPAPTTAPAPAGAVQPKEEVQDFGSLGGDDWLAGINLDDLQMDADFNMLVSPVAPKADQDGGFPFF, encoded by the exons atggtGGTCCCGGCGcaccgccgcgacgccgaggcGGAACTGAACCTGCCCCCGGGCTTCCGCTTCCACCCCACCGACGAGGAGCTCGTGGCGCACTACCTctgcgcgcgggcggcggggcgcgcgccgccggtgccCATCATCGCCGAGGTCGACCTCTACCGCTTCGACCCCTGGGAGCTCCCCGAGCGCGCCCTCTTCGGCCGCCGCGAGTGGTACTTCTTCACCCCCCGGGACCGCAAGTACCCCAACGGCTCCCGCCCAAACCGCGCCGCCGGGACAGGGTACTGGAAGGCCACCGGCGCCGACAAGCCCGTCGAGCACGCGGGCCGGACCGCGGGGATCAAGAAGGCGCTCGTCTTCTACCACGGCAAGCCGCCGCGCGGGGTGAAGACCGAGTGGATCATGCACGAGTaccggctcgccggcgccggcgccaagAAGCCCGGCAAAGACGGCTCCCTCAGG CTGGACGACTGGGTGCTCTGCCGCCTGTATCATAAGAAGAACGAGTAcgaaaaaatgcaggggcacaAGGAGAAGgtcgtggaggcggaggcgtcgCTCACCGACACGCGCACGCCGGAGTCGGAGATCGACGACGACGCGTTCCCGGCGTTCGACGACAtggctcccgctcccgctcccaccaccgcccccgcccccgccggcgccgtccagCCCAAGGAGGAGGTGCAGGATTTCGgcagcctcggcggcgacgactggCTCGCGGGGATCAACCTCGACGACCTGCAGATGGACGCCGACTTCAACATGCTCGTGTCGCCGGTGGCCCCCAAGGCGGATCAGGACGGCGGCTTTCCGTTCTTCTGA